A window from Borrelia sp. P9F1 encodes these proteins:
- the ileS gene encoding isoleucine--tRNA ligase: protein MFKNVDNKIDFPRIEEEILEFWKNNDIFQKSVQQRKGCAEFIFYDGPPFATGLPHFGHFVPNTIKDIIPRYKTMKGKYVKRNFGWDTHGLPVEYEVEKSLGISGRHEIEQYGIEKFNEECRNTVLKYTKEWEKTIVRLGRWVDFEKNYKTMDTSFMESVWWVFKTLYDKGLIYESYYVLPYSPKLATPLSNFEVNLGEYKEVNDPSLTVKFKIKDKNEYLLAWTTTPWTLPTNLGIAVGSNIEYSKIFDKERNETFLIGTKRLAHYYKCEKEYTILEQFKGEHIVGVEYEPVFAYFLKQRNKGAFRIHAAKYVTTDEGTGIVHIAPFGEEDYQILKRNTKVDIVTPMDSECRFTNEVKDFEGLFVKDADKRIIDKLKSMNLIFKRENFLHRYPFCYRTNSPLIYRPISSWFVNIEAIKAKLIKSNEKINWMPVHLKRGRFGKWLENAKDWAISRNRFWGNPIPVWVCSKTGNKICIGSREELERRSGQNINDLHKDKVDKITWPSEYGGVYIRTSEVLDCWFESGSMPYASKHYPFANTDGASLDNIFPADFVAEGLDQTRGWFYTLTILGTALFESTAFKNVIVNGLVLSSDGKKMSKSLRNYTDPMEVINTFGADALRLYLVMSPVVRADDLKYSDDGVKDVLKNIIIPIWNAYSFFVTYAIIDKFEATDDINLSKTSILDQWIISEIESLKKTLNEEIDKYNLTKAIEELLEFIDKLNNWYIRRSRRRFWKSENDTDKRDAYETLYYALKNLILMLAPFIPFLTENIYQNLKTENEKESIHLNEYPKEIEEFIKKDLEDKMNFTRKVVSIARALRASHDIKIRKPISAIYVVTKNQKEKEILNEMQEIILEEINAKAIKIRSNEEELVTYKAKANFKELGSKLAKDMKAVSSKIMKLTNDDILQIIKGNTHTIKIESNTYGITIKDIILERKEKENLRVINEDSITIGLDALITEELHLEGMARELIRKVQNLRKENKFNVSDRIVLYTNNNETSTKIVDKFEDYIKAETLALKIEANEEKAITRVDLDDDIEIMIGIKRCAS from the coding sequence ATGTTTAAGAATGTAGATAACAAAATAGATTTTCCTAGGATAGAAGAGGAGATATTAGAATTTTGGAAGAATAATGATATTTTTCAAAAATCTGTTCAGCAGCGAAAAGGATGCGCAGAGTTTATATTTTATGATGGGCCCCCTTTTGCGACAGGACTTCCCCACTTCGGTCATTTTGTTCCAAATACAATTAAAGACATAATTCCAAGGTACAAGACAATGAAAGGGAAATATGTTAAGAGAAATTTTGGATGGGATACTCATGGTTTACCCGTAGAATACGAGGTAGAAAAATCCTTAGGAATCTCTGGAAGACATGAAATAGAACAATATGGAATCGAAAAATTTAACGAAGAATGTAGAAATACTGTTCTCAAATATACAAAAGAATGGGAAAAGACTATTGTAAGATTAGGTCGTTGGGTAGACTTTGAAAAAAATTATAAAACAATGGACACAAGTTTCATGGAATCTGTATGGTGGGTGTTTAAGACTCTATACGATAAGGGGTTAATTTATGAGAGTTATTATGTACTACCTTACTCTCCAAAGCTCGCAACTCCTCTCTCAAATTTCGAGGTAAACCTTGGCGAGTACAAGGAAGTTAATGATCCATCACTTACTGTCAAGTTTAAAATAAAAGACAAGAATGAATACTTACTTGCATGGACAACAACTCCTTGGACACTACCTACGAACCTTGGAATTGCTGTTGGTAGTAATATAGAATATTCCAAAATATTTGATAAGGAGAGGAATGAAACCTTCCTGATTGGAACAAAGAGGCTGGCTCACTACTACAAGTGTGAAAAAGAATATACAATACTGGAACAATTCAAAGGTGAGCATATTGTTGGCGTGGAATACGAACCCGTATTTGCCTATTTTTTAAAACAACGAAACAAGGGCGCTTTTAGGATTCACGCAGCAAAATATGTTACAACTGATGAAGGTACTGGAATTGTGCATATTGCCCCCTTCGGAGAAGAAGATTATCAGATACTTAAACGCAATACAAAAGTCGACATAGTAACTCCCATGGACTCCGAGTGCAGATTCACAAACGAAGTAAAAGATTTTGAAGGCTTATTTGTTAAGGACGCAGACAAGAGAATAATAGATAAACTAAAATCGATGAATCTGATCTTTAAGAGAGAAAATTTTTTGCACAGATATCCATTTTGTTATAGAACAAACTCACCTTTAATTTATAGGCCTATAAGTTCATGGTTTGTGAACATTGAAGCAATAAAAGCAAAGCTCATAAAATCAAATGAAAAGATTAACTGGATGCCTGTTCATTTAAAAAGAGGAAGATTTGGTAAATGGCTAGAAAATGCAAAAGACTGGGCAATAAGCAGAAATAGATTTTGGGGAAACCCAATACCGGTTTGGGTTTGTTCGAAGACAGGAAACAAAATATGTATAGGCTCTAGAGAAGAACTTGAAAGACGTTCGGGACAAAATATAAATGATCTACACAAGGATAAAGTTGATAAAATAACTTGGCCCAGTGAGTATGGTGGGGTATATATTCGAACAAGTGAGGTTTTAGACTGCTGGTTTGAATCTGGTTCAATGCCTTACGCAAGTAAGCATTATCCATTTGCAAATACAGATGGAGCTAGCCTAGATAACATTTTCCCTGCAGACTTTGTTGCAGAAGGGCTAGATCAAACAAGAGGCTGGTTTTATACATTAACAATATTAGGGACAGCTCTTTTTGAAAGCACGGCTTTTAAAAATGTGATAGTCAATGGTCTTGTATTGTCTAGCGATGGGAAAAAAATGTCAAAATCCCTTAGAAATTACACAGATCCAATGGAGGTAATAAATACATTTGGAGCTGATGCTTTAAGACTTTACCTGGTAATGAGTCCTGTAGTAAGAGCCGATGATCTAAAATACAGTGATGATGGAGTTAAGGATGTGCTTAAGAACATTATCATACCTATTTGGAATGCTTACTCCTTCTTTGTAACTTATGCGATAATCGATAAATTTGAAGCTACTGATGACATCAATTTATCTAAAACTAGTATCCTTGATCAATGGATAATTAGTGAAATTGAAAGTTTAAAAAAAACATTAAATGAAGAAATAGATAAATATAATTTAACAAAAGCAATAGAAGAACTTCTTGAATTCATTGACAAATTAAATAATTGGTACATTAGAAGGTCAAGGAGAAGATTTTGGAAATCTGAGAATGATACTGATAAACGAGATGCTTACGAAACTCTATATTATGCACTGAAAAACTTAATTTTAATGCTTGCCCCATTTATTCCATTTTTAACAGAAAACATTTATCAAAATTTAAAGACAGAAAATGAAAAAGAATCTATTCACCTAAATGAATACCCAAAAGAAATTGAGGAATTTATAAAAAAAGATCTTGAAGACAAAATGAACTTTACGAGAAAAGTAGTATCAATTGCAAGAGCACTTAGAGCTTCACATGACATCAAAATACGAAAGCCTATTAGTGCAATCTACGTTGTAACTAAGAACCAAAAGGAAAAAGAAATACTAAATGAAATGCAAGAAATAATACTTGAAGAGATAAATGCGAAAGCAATAAAAATAAGATCAAACGAAGAAGAACTTGTTACTTATAAAGCAAAAGCTAATTTTAAAGAACTCGGTAGTAAGCTTGCAAAAGACATGAAAGCTGTATCGTCAAAAATAATGAAACTAACCAACGATGATATATTGCAAATAATAAAAGGCAACACACATACAATTAAAATAGAAAGTAATACGTATGGCATTACGATAAAGGACATAATATTGGAGAGAAAAGAAAAAGAAAACTTAAGGGTGATAAATGAAGACTCTATTACAATCGGATTGGATGCTCTAATAACAGAGGAGCTGCATCTAGAGGGTATGGCAAGAGAACTTATACGAAAGGTTCAAAATTTAAGAAAAGAAAATAAATTCAATGTTAGCGACCGAATAGTGTTATATACAAATAACAATGAAACATCAACCAAAATAGTGGATAAATTTGAAGACTATATTAAAGCTGAGACGTTGGCTCTAAAAATAGAAGCAAACGAAGAAAAGGCGATAACCAGGGTAGATCTTGATGATGACATAGAAATAATGATAGGCATTAAAAGATGCGCAAGTTAA
- a CDS encoding AAA family ATPase, with product MSILIRPKRSELDSIDAKTLKSIKQDTLCEIEKLEKVLASPSEIIIPKISREVFSLIEKAKKEFKPKTSIGIKEIFYLILKTKKLLKKYKLNKLSFGFSEENIITNIDKIRLIETYKEFEDEIRLDTDHFEVGKYVKNLTTLAKENKLEPLIGREKEIQALINILERRNKNSTILIGEPGIGKTAIVEGLAIKIANKEIKSRLENKVILKVDTSDLVSGTKYRGEFEERLNNLIKSIKNKDTIIFIDEIHTLVGAGNSEGALDASNILKPALSRSEIQIIGATTHDEYRKHISKDKAFVRRFQTISIKEPNEKETLNILDNIIKNFEAYHGVTYKKEAIENVVTLSSKYLINKRFPDKAIDLIDIAGASKKQESMPRIVDAEDIKRATDEILNVKTKSSLKEEIDTLKEAEIRLREKIVGQEHAINEMLKEVVKTKLEIHDSDKPLTSMLLIGPSGCGKTMLANEISNTIMEDKNSIFKSDMSEYREENSISKLIGTNPGYVGYTDGGLLTNRLKHSPKSFIILENIENAHNSVLNVIEQIIENGALIDSQENKVSFKNAIIVLITSIGSKVLLGQVSIGFNKTGSDLNIKSEINNELKKRFKTKLLDKIQKKIVFNALEEEEIKTIYDNYCKELIAKFCSKNIKIEIDATLKNHMVKKFYDRNSGARSILNAIREEIEEKIVNKIFETPDIGLIRVYLEKGNIKIK from the coding sequence ATGTCCATACTTATCCGACCTAAAAGGTCTGAGCTGGATAGCATAGACGCTAAAACCTTAAAGAGCATAAAACAAGATACTTTGTGTGAAATAGAAAAGTTGGAAAAAGTTCTGGCAAGCCCTAGTGAGATCATAATTCCGAAAATAAGCAGAGAAGTTTTCAGTCTTATTGAAAAGGCAAAAAAAGAGTTTAAACCTAAAACTTCAATAGGAATAAAAGAAATTTTTTATCTAATACTGAAAACAAAAAAACTGCTAAAGAAGTATAAACTCAATAAATTAAGTTTTGGGTTTAGTGAAGAGAATATAATAACGAACATAGATAAGATAAGACTAATTGAAACATATAAAGAATTTGAAGATGAAATAAGACTTGATACTGACCACTTTGAAGTTGGAAAATATGTTAAAAACTTAACAACACTTGCAAAGGAAAATAAGCTTGAGCCTCTAATTGGTCGAGAAAAAGAAATTCAGGCACTAATCAACATACTTGAAAGACGAAACAAGAATAGCACAATACTGATAGGAGAACCTGGAATCGGAAAGACAGCAATAGTTGAAGGACTTGCTATCAAAATTGCTAATAAAGAAATAAAAAGTAGATTAGAGAACAAGGTAATATTAAAGGTTGATACTTCTGACTTAGTATCGGGAACGAAATATAGGGGAGAATTCGAAGAAAGACTAAACAACTTAATTAAATCCATTAAAAATAAAGATACGATAATATTCATTGACGAAATACATACGCTGGTAGGTGCTGGAAACTCCGAGGGCGCTCTTGATGCATCAAATATTTTAAAGCCCGCCCTGTCTCGCTCTGAAATACAAATTATAGGTGCAACAACTCATGATGAATACAGGAAACACATCTCTAAAGACAAAGCATTTGTCCGAAGATTTCAAACAATATCAATAAAAGAACCCAATGAAAAGGAAACTCTGAACATACTTGATAATATAATAAAAAATTTCGAAGCTTATCATGGCGTCACCTACAAAAAGGAAGCCATCGAAAACGTCGTTACCCTATCATCAAAATACCTGATTAATAAAAGATTTCCTGACAAAGCAATCGATCTGATTGATATTGCTGGTGCTAGTAAAAAACAAGAGTCGATGCCTAGGATAGTCGATGCTGAAGACATTAAAAGAGCAACAGATGAAATATTGAATGTTAAAACAAAATCTAGCCTGAAAGAAGAAATTGATACACTTAAAGAAGCAGAAATACGATTAAGGGAAAAAATAGTTGGACAGGAACATGCTATAAATGAGATGCTTAAAGAAGTAGTTAAGACGAAACTTGAAATCCACGACAGTGATAAGCCTTTAACATCAATGTTACTCATAGGCCCAAGTGGATGCGGTAAGACAATGTTAGCAAACGAAATATCAAACACCATTATGGAAGATAAAAACTCAATATTCAAGTCGGATATGTCGGAATACAGAGAAGAAAATTCTATTTCAAAACTAATAGGAACAAATCCGGGGTACGTAGGATACACTGATGGAGGGCTGTTGACAAATAGACTGAAACACAGTCCTAAATCGTTTATCATACTCGAAAACATCGAAAATGCTCACAATTCAGTGCTCAATGTAATTGAACAAATAATTGAGAATGGCGCGCTTATTGACAGCCAGGAAAACAAGGTATCTTTTAAGAATGCCATTATAGTTCTTATTACATCCATTGGGTCTAAAGTACTTCTTGGACAAGTAAGCATTGGCTTTAATAAAACAGGCAGTGATTTAAACATTAAAAGCGAAATAAATAATGAACTTAAAAAAAGATTTAAGACAAAACTATTAGATAAAATACAGAAAAAAATAGTATTTAATGCCTTAGAGGAAGAAGAAATCAAAACAATATACGATAATTACTGCAAGGAACTTATTGCGAAGTTTTGCTCCAAAAATATTAAAATAGAGATTGATGCAACGCTTAAAAATCATATGGTTAAAAAATTTTATGACAGAAACTCTGGAGCAAGAAGTATTTTAAATGCAATAAGAGAAGAAATAGAAGAAAAAATTGTTAATAAGATCTTTGAAACCCCCGATATTGGTCTGATAAGAGTATATCTAGAGAAGGGCAATATAAAAATAAAATAA
- a CDS encoding phospho-sugar mutase: MKDNKLLERVKEYILLEKNKYFKDEAFKLLNGNNESELLNRFYKDLEFGTAGMRGIIGAGTCYMNTYNVTKASQGIANYILKITETPKVAISYDSRHFSKEFAYNAAEVFASNGIKVYIYGKMKSTPQLSYTVIKLGCDIGIMITASHNPKEYNGYKVYWKGGAQIIPPHDSLIVSEIQKTSNILNLVTKEEGIDNQLITELNDEIDILYVEKINEVFPNFNEKSRKTKLRVAYTPLHGVGGMTIRELFKGSEIDLLSEPSQIKPDPEFATVEYPNPEEHAAMSRVIKFAKAKECDIAFATDPDADRMGIAFKEGEIWKILNGNQIACVLMNYLLSKENNPQNTFTIASFVTTPMLDKIAKKYNSTLFRTYTGFKWIGNLINEMKIKEPNKKFIFGCEESHGYLIGDGARDKDAFSAIKGCCDLVLTLKENKSTIEEYLQEMYKEFGYYEEITITKTLKGATGAHLRENLMARFRSEEQKMFAGIKVIKKLDYATLIEKDINGNIRAISDYKYPTNAIKFLLENEIVVTVRPSGTEPKIKFYVSIHSRDGQKNSIFDIISRVNMEIEEY, translated from the coding sequence ATGAAAGACAACAAACTCTTAGAAAGAGTAAAAGAATATATCCTTCTTGAGAAAAACAAATACTTTAAAGATGAGGCGTTTAAATTACTCAATGGAAACAATGAAAGCGAACTACTCAATAGATTTTATAAAGACCTAGAATTTGGCACCGCCGGCATGAGAGGAATTATTGGAGCCGGAACTTGTTATATGAACACCTACAACGTCACAAAAGCAAGTCAAGGGATTGCTAACTACATTCTTAAAATAACTGAAACCCCTAAAGTTGCAATAAGCTATGACTCAAGGCATTTTTCAAAAGAATTTGCATACAATGCTGCTGAAGTTTTTGCATCAAATGGTATTAAAGTTTATATATATGGGAAGATGAAATCGACACCTCAGTTGTCTTATACAGTTATAAAACTGGGGTGCGATATTGGCATAATGATAACGGCAAGTCATAATCCAAAAGAATACAATGGATACAAAGTTTATTGGAAAGGTGGTGCTCAAATAATACCTCCCCATGACTCACTCATAGTATCTGAGATTCAAAAGACATCCAATATTTTGAATCTAGTTACAAAGGAAGAGGGAATTGATAATCAGTTAATCACAGAACTTAACGATGAGATTGATATTTTGTACGTAGAAAAAATAAATGAAGTATTTCCTAACTTTAATGAAAAAAGTAGGAAAACAAAGTTAAGAGTGGCATATACTCCCTTGCATGGAGTAGGAGGAATGACAATAAGAGAACTATTTAAAGGAAGTGAAATAGATTTATTGTCTGAACCATCCCAGATAAAACCTGATCCAGAATTTGCTACGGTGGAATATCCTAATCCTGAAGAACACGCCGCTATGTCTAGAGTAATAAAATTTGCAAAGGCAAAAGAATGCGATATCGCATTCGCAACTGATCCAGATGCAGATAGAATGGGCATTGCCTTTAAGGAAGGTGAAATATGGAAAATTTTAAACGGGAATCAAATCGCGTGTGTTTTGATGAACTACTTATTGTCCAAAGAAAATAACCCTCAGAACACATTTACAATAGCCTCTTTTGTTACAACTCCAATGTTGGATAAAATAGCTAAAAAATATAACTCAACACTATTTAGAACATATACAGGATTTAAATGGATAGGAAACTTGATCAACGAGATGAAAATCAAAGAACCAAACAAAAAATTTATTTTTGGTTGTGAAGAAAGTCATGGATACCTAATTGGGGATGGAGCCAGGGATAAGGACGCATTTTCTGCCATTAAAGGTTGTTGTGATTTAGTGCTTACTCTTAAAGAAAATAAGAGCACAATAGAAGAATATCTTCAAGAAATGTACAAGGAATTCGGGTACTATGAGGAAATTACAATCACTAAGACTCTCAAAGGAGCTACGGGAGCACATTTAAGGGAAAACCTAATGGCAAGGTTTAGAAGTGAAGAACAAAAAATGTTTGCAGGTATTAAGGTGATCAAAAAATTAGATTATGCAACATTAATAGAAAAAGATATTAACGGAAATATTCGTGCAATATCAGATTATAAATACCCTACAAATGCAATAAAGTTTTTATTAGAAAATGAAATAGTGGTAACTGTTAGACCCTCTGGAACAGAGCCTAAAATTAAGTTTTATGTATCTATACATTCAAGAGACGGACAAAAAAACAGTATTTTTGATATAATCAGTAGAGTAAACATGGAGATAGAGGAATATTAA
- a CDS encoding glycogen/starch/alpha-glucan phosphorylase produces MHISKEDFKVRFNRNSKCYYQVESVKNLSSIELYNCFSRTVVDYFLEDWADTKLEFDKKRKKKVCYLSAEFLVGRFLSNTLINMGSFDVVKSLAEELGIDFNELENVEIDAGLGNGGLGRLAACFLESLSTLDYPALGYGIKYRYGIFKQSFVDGYQVEEPDKWSEYEYPWVIKNISRVYDISFGGHIEIERDFAGNEIFTHKNPYIVNAIAYDAPIVGYESKTINTLRLWEAYAKDGFDLGLFNNMQYFDASKKEMEVSNITKILYPNDEDLAGKFLRLRQQYFFCSASIQDVVHDFKQNYSSDLKRLPEYVVFQLNDTHPVVAIPELMRILIDREKFDWNLAWKITRQCFAYTNHTILAEALEKWPLRMFSELLPRIYQIIQEINKRFFEEIEAKNKMGSNFVYDDYLIINSGVINMAWLAIHSCFSVNGVAKLHTEILTRNELKHWYDLYPDKFNNKTNGVTQRRWLLLSNPRLSKLVSSRIGNSWIKKFDDIEKFLVFKDDKDVISSLKKIRHENKVDFSNLICRELGIKIDPNSVFDVQIKRLHEYKRQVLNALHILYLYNQLKKDKNFYIYPRTFIFGAKAAPGYRMAKNIIKFINDISNKVNNDSDVNDKIKVIFIPNYNVSWAEKIIAASDVSEQISLAGKEASGTSNMKFMMNGALTIGTMDGANVEIYDQVGDEHIFIFGLRKDEVMTYDKNHSYVPSSVLESDSELSELISSLVDGRLFKGHYEVYKEIHDSLLYESYGGAPDRYFVLKDFRSYVCAQKLVESKYMDSDSWFSSSLVNIAKSSVFSSDRTIEDYVQDIWKLKRLN; encoded by the coding sequence ATGCATATTAGTAAGGAAGATTTTAAGGTAAGATTTAATAGGAATTCGAAATGTTATTATCAGGTCGAAAGTGTTAAAAATTTATCTAGCATTGAGCTTTATAATTGTTTTTCCAGAACGGTGGTTGATTACTTTTTAGAAGATTGGGCCGATACTAAATTGGAATTTGATAAAAAACGAAAAAAAAAAGTGTGCTATCTCTCTGCTGAGTTTTTAGTGGGTAGATTTTTAAGTAATACTTTAATTAACATGGGCTCTTTTGATGTTGTAAAGTCATTAGCAGAAGAGCTTGGTATTGATTTTAATGAGCTTGAGAATGTAGAAATTGATGCAGGCTTGGGAAATGGCGGCCTTGGAAGGCTTGCAGCATGCTTTTTAGAATCTCTGTCGACACTTGATTATCCTGCTTTGGGTTATGGAATAAAGTATAGGTATGGAATTTTTAAACAGAGTTTTGTTGATGGATATCAGGTTGAGGAGCCTGATAAGTGGAGTGAATATGAATATCCTTGGGTTATTAAAAATATAAGTAGAGTTTATGATATTAGTTTTGGAGGCCATATTGAAATTGAGCGTGATTTTGCTGGCAATGAAATTTTTACACATAAAAATCCCTACATTGTTAATGCAATAGCTTATGATGCACCCATAGTTGGTTATGAGTCAAAGACCATAAATACTTTAAGATTATGGGAAGCATATGCAAAGGATGGATTTGATTTGGGGTTGTTTAACAATATGCAATATTTTGATGCATCTAAGAAGGAAATGGAAGTATCAAATATTACCAAAATACTATATCCTAATGATGAAGACCTTGCAGGCAAATTTTTAAGACTAAGGCAACAATACTTCTTTTGTAGTGCTTCAATTCAAGATGTAGTACATGATTTTAAGCAGAACTATAGTAGTGATCTTAAAAGACTGCCGGAATATGTGGTTTTTCAGCTAAATGATACGCATCCTGTTGTTGCAATACCTGAGTTAATGAGAATTTTGATTGACAGAGAAAAATTTGATTGGAATTTGGCATGGAAGATTACAAGGCAGTGTTTTGCCTATACTAATCATACAATTTTGGCAGAGGCACTTGAAAAGTGGCCTTTACGTATGTTTTCAGAACTTTTGCCTCGAATTTATCAGATAATTCAGGAAATAAACAAAAGATTTTTTGAAGAAATAGAAGCTAAAAACAAAATGGGTTCTAATTTTGTTTATGATGACTATTTAATAATAAATAGTGGTGTCATTAATATGGCATGGCTTGCAATTCATTCATGTTTTTCTGTTAATGGAGTTGCGAAATTACACACAGAAATATTGACAAGAAATGAGCTTAAACACTGGTATGATCTTTATCCTGATAAATTTAATAACAAAACTAATGGGGTGACACAGAGAAGATGGTTATTGCTTTCAAATCCTAGACTGTCAAAGTTAGTAAGCTCTAGAATAGGTAATTCTTGGATTAAAAAGTTTGATGATATTGAAAAATTTCTAGTCTTTAAGGATGATAAAGATGTAATTTCTTCTTTGAAAAAGATAAGGCATGAGAATAAGGTGGACTTTTCTAATCTTATTTGTCGTGAATTGGGAATTAAAATAGATCCCAATTCAGTTTTTGACGTTCAAATAAAAAGACTACATGAGTATAAGAGGCAAGTTTTAAATGCTTTGCATATCTTATATCTTTACAATCAGTTAAAAAAAGATAAGAATTTTTACATTTATCCTCGAACTTTTATTTTTGGAGCAAAGGCAGCACCAGGGTATAGAATGGCCAAAAATATTATCAAATTTATTAATGATATATCAAATAAAGTTAATAATGATTCCGATGTTAATGACAAAATTAAGGTTATTTTTATTCCAAACTATAACGTTTCTTGGGCAGAAAAAATTATTGCAGCATCTGATGTTTCTGAGCAGATTTCTTTGGCCGGTAAAGAGGCTTCAGGGACAAGTAATATGAAATTTATGATGAATGGAGCTTTGACTATAGGAACTATGGATGGAGCTAATGTCGAAATTTATGATCAGGTAGGGGATGAGCATATATTTATCTTTGGTTTAAGAAAAGATGAAGTTATGACATATGATAAAAATCATTCTTATGTTCCCAGTTCTGTTTTAGAGAGTGACTCTGAGCTTTCTGAACTTATTAGTAGTCTGGTTGATGGAAGACTTTTTAAGGGGCATTATGAGGTTTATAAGGAAATACATGATAGTTTGCTTTACGAGTCTTATGGAGGAGCTCCAGATAGGTACTTTGTATTAAAAGATTTTAGAAGTTATGTATGTGCCCAAAAGTTAGTTGAATCTAAATATATGGATTCAGATTCTTGGTTCTCCTCATCTTTAGTCAACATAGCTAAGAGCTCTGTATTCTCATCAGATAGAACTATTGAGGATTATGTCCAAGATATATGGAAATTGAAAAGACTTAACTAG
- a CDS encoding copper homeostasis protein CutC gives MIREACVFNIEEAINAFRLGADRVELCENTTCGGTTPSYGTIKILREELSIPIAVMIRPRCGDFVYSNLEFQAMKEDIRICKTLGVEGVVFGVLDGYEIDIARTEELLNLAKPLKVTFHKAIDNTCDIRASVLELMNIGVHRILTSGGALRAEDSLALLKDLILLAGDKLEIVVCGKVTEQNIYGLDSILGARAYHGRLIVGDLNL, from the coding sequence ATGATAAGGGAGGCATGCGTTTTTAATATAGAGGAAGCTATAAATGCTTTTAGACTTGGTGCTGATAGGGTTGAGCTTTGTGAGAATACGACTTGTGGGGGGACTACACCTTCTTACGGTACCATAAAGATTTTGAGGGAAGAGCTGAGTATTCCTATTGCTGTAATGATTAGACCAAGGTGTGGGGATTTTGTATATTCTAATCTGGAATTTCAAGCTATGAAAGAAGATATTAGGATTTGCAAGACCCTTGGAGTAGAGGGTGTTGTTTTTGGAGTTTTGGATGGTTATGAAATTGATATTGCTAGAACTGAAGAGTTATTAAATTTGGCTAAGCCTTTAAAAGTAACTTTTCATAAGGCAATTGATAATACTTGCGATATTAGGGCTTCTGTATTAGAACTTATGAACATTGGCGTTCATAGAATATTGACTTCAGGTGGGGCATTGAGAGCAGAGGATTCTCTTGCCTTATTGAAAGACTTAATATTGCTTGCAGGAGATAAGTTAGAAATTGTTGTCTGTGGAAAGGTGACTGAGCAAAATATTTATGGTCTTGATTCTATTTTAGGGGCTAGAGCTTATCATGGGAGACTTATTGTTGGTGATTTAAATTTGTAA
- a CDS encoding ROK family protein: MEHYVAIDVGGTSTKYSLADSGGNFLDKHEINSGITPEEQVDILVNIINYYKKEIGIKGVAICMPGFVDPKGIVIRVNAIKGFINYPLKEKLEAVTGVNVEIENDANCVALAEKFKGNAVYSNDFIALTLGTGIGSGLFVNGKLVRGYSFMSGEVGFMITRGLGNNIPFNCRWESIASVAALRRRVAERLEVDLSRISGEYIFELADNGNIHASNEVEKFFETLSFGIFNLTFILNPEKILIGGGISTRPDLLSRIYEKLENLWSLELANIYGNDIRNLVKLETTKFNNDSGKIGALYHYFVENKLLCNLGI, encoded by the coding sequence ATGGAGCACTATGTTGCAATTGATGTTGGAGGTACTAGTACTAAGTATTCTTTAGCAGATAGTGGCGGTAATTTTCTTGATAAACATGAAATTAATTCGGGTATCACTCCTGAGGAACAAGTTGATATTTTAGTCAATATAATTAATTATTATAAAAAAGAGATTGGTATTAAAGGTGTTGCGATTTGCATGCCCGGTTTTGTTGATCCTAAAGGAATTGTAATCAGAGTAAATGCTATTAAGGGATTTATTAATTATCCTCTAAAAGAAAAGCTTGAAGCAGTAACAGGGGTTAACGTTGAGATTGAAAATGATGCTAATTGTGTGGCTTTGGCTGAAAAATTCAAAGGTAATGCTGTTTATTCTAACGATTTTATTGCTTTGACGCTTGGAACAGGAATTGGCTCTGGATTATTTGTTAATGGAAAACTTGTAAGAGGATATTCCTTTATGTCTGGTGAGGTCGGGTTTATGATTACTAGGGGGCTCGGCAATAATATTCCTTTTAACTGCAGGTGGGAATCTATAGCTTCTGTTGCAGCTTTAAGGAGGAGAGTAGCGGAGCGTTTAGAAGTGGACTTGAGTAGGATTTCTGGAGAATATATTTTTGAACTTGCGGATAATGGGAATATTCATGCTAGTAATGAGGTAGAAAAATTTTTTGAAACTTTATCATTTGGAATTTTCAATTTAACTTTTATTTTAAATCCTGAAAAGATTTTAATCGGAGGAGGAATAAGCACAAGGCCTGATTTATTGAGTAGAATATACGAGAAATTGGAGAACTTATGGTCTTTGGAATTGGCTAATATCTATGGTAATGATATTAGAAACCTTGTAAAACTTGAAACTACTAAATTTAATAATGATTCTGGCAAAATTGGGGCATTGTATCATTATTTTGTTGAAAATAAGTTGCTATGCAATTTGGGTATTTAG